One part of the Homo sapiens chromosome 19, GRCh38.p14 Primary Assembly genome encodes these proteins:
- the NOSIP gene encoding nitric oxide synthase-interacting protein isoform 1 (isoform 1 is encoded by transcript variant 2) gives MTRHGKNCTAGAVYTYHEKKKDTAASGYGTQNIRLSRDAVKDFDCCCLSLQPCHDPVVTPDGYLYEREAILEYILHQKKEIARQMKAYEKQRGTRREEQKELQRAASQDHVRGFLEKESAIVSRPLNPFTAKALSGTSPDDVQPGPSVGPPSKDKDKVLPSFWIPSLTPEAKATKLEKPSRTVTCPMSGKPLRMSDLTPVHFTPLDSSVDRVGLITRSERYVCAVTRDSLSNATPCAVLRPSGAVVTLECVEKLIRKDMVDPVTGDKLTDRDIIVLQRGGTGFAGSGVKLQAEKSRPVMQA, from the exons ATGACGCGGCATGGCAAGAACTGCACCGCAGGGGCCGTCTACACCTACCACGAGAAGAAGAAGGACACAG CGGCCTCGGGCTATGGGACCCAGAACATTCGACTGAGCCGGGATGCCGTGAAGGACTTCGACTGCTGTTGTCTCTCCCTGCAGCCTTGCCACGATCCTGTTGTCAC CCCAGATGGCTACCTGTATGAGCGTGAGGCCATCCTGGAGTACATTCTGCACCAGAAGAAGGAGATTGCCCGGCAGATGAAG GCCTACGAGAAGCAGCGGGGCACCCGGCGCGAGGAGCAGAAGGAGCTTCAGCGGGCGGCCTCGCAGGACCATGTGCggggcttcctggagaaggagTCGGCTATCGTGAGCCGGCCCCTCAACCCTTTCACAGCCAAGGCCCTCTCGGGCACCAGCCCAG ATGATGTCCAACCTGGGCCCAGTGTGGGTCCTCCAAGTAAGGACAAGGACAAAGTGCTGCCCAGCTTCTGGATCCCGTCGCTGACGCCCGAAGCCAAGGCCACCAAGCTGGAGAAGCCG TCCCGCACGGTGACCTGCCCCATGTCAGGGAAGCCCCTGCGCATGTCGGACCTGACGCCCGTGCACTTCACACCGCTAGACAGCTCCGTGGACCGCGTGGGGCTCATCACCCGCAGCGAGCGCTACGTGTGTGCCGTGACCCGCGACAGCCTGAGCAACGCCACCCCCTGCGCTGTGCTGCGGCCCTC TGGGGCTGTGGTCACCCTCGAATGCGTGGAGAAGCTGATTCGGAAGGACATGGTGGACCCTGTGACTGGAGACAAACTCACAGACCGCGACATCATCGTGCTGCAGCGG GGCGGTACCGGCTTCGCGGGCTCCGGAGTGAAGCTGCAAGCGGAGAAATCACGGCCGGTGATGCAGGCCTGA
- the NOSIP gene encoding nitric oxide synthase-interacting protein isoform X4 gives MMTRHGKNCTAGAVYTYHEKKKDTAASGYGTQNIRLSRDAVKDFDCCCLSLQPCHDPVVTPDGYLYEREAILEYILHQKKEIARQMKAYEKQRGTRREEQKELQRAASQDHVRGFLEKESAIVSRPLNPFTAKALSGTSPDDVQPGPSVGPPSKDKDKVLPSFWIPSLTPEAKATKLEKPSRTVTCPMSGKPLRMSDLTPVHFTPLDSSVDRVGLITRSERYVCAVTRDSLSNATPCAVLRPSGAVVTLECVEKLIRKDMVDPVTGDKLTDRDIIVLQRGGTGFAGSGVKLQAEKSRPVMQA, from the exons GATGACGCGGCATGGCAAGAACTGCACCGCAGGGGCCGTCTACACCTACCACGAGAAGAAGAAGGACACAG CGGCCTCGGGCTATGGGACCCAGAACATTCGACTGAGCCGGGATGCCGTGAAGGACTTCGACTGCTGTTGTCTCTCCCTGCAGCCTTGCCACGATCCTGTTGTCAC CCCAGATGGCTACCTGTATGAGCGTGAGGCCATCCTGGAGTACATTCTGCACCAGAAGAAGGAGATTGCCCGGCAGATGAAG GCCTACGAGAAGCAGCGGGGCACCCGGCGCGAGGAGCAGAAGGAGCTTCAGCGGGCGGCCTCGCAGGACCATGTGCggggcttcctggagaaggagTCGGCTATCGTGAGCCGGCCCCTCAACCCTTTCACAGCCAAGGCCCTCTCGGGCACCAGCCCAG ATGATGTCCAACCTGGGCCCAGTGTGGGTCCTCCAAGTAAGGACAAGGACAAAGTGCTGCCCAGCTTCTGGATCCCGTCGCTGACGCCCGAAGCCAAGGCCACCAAGCTGGAGAAGCCG TCCCGCACGGTGACCTGCCCCATGTCAGGGAAGCCCCTGCGCATGTCGGACCTGACGCCCGTGCACTTCACACCGCTAGACAGCTCCGTGGACCGCGTGGGGCTCATCACCCGCAGCGAGCGCTACGTGTGTGCCGTGACCCGCGACAGCCTGAGCAACGCCACCCCCTGCGCTGTGCTGCGGCCCTC TGGGGCTGTGGTCACCCTCGAATGCGTGGAGAAGCTGATTCGGAAGGACATGGTGGACCCTGTGACTGGAGACAAACTCACAGACCGCGACATCATCGTGCTGCAGCGG GGCGGTACCGGCTTCGCGGGCTCCGGAGTGAAGCTGCAAGCGGAGAAATCACGGCCGGTGATGCAGGCCTGA
- the NOSIP gene encoding nitric oxide synthase-interacting protein isoform X1: MMTRHGKNCTAGAVYTYHEKKKDTAASGYGTQNIRLSRDAVKDFDCCCLSLQPCHDPVVTPDGYLYEREAILEYILHQKKEIARQMKAYEKQRGTRREEQKELQRAASQDHVRGFLEKESAIVSRPLNPFTAKALSGTSPGDSDDVQPGPSVGPPSKDKDKVLPSFWIPSLTPEAKATKLEKPSRTVTCPMSGKPLRMSDLTPVHFTPLDSSVDRVGLITRSERYVCAVTRDSLSNATPCAVLRPSGAVVTLECVEKLIRKDMVDPVTGDKLTDRDIIVLQRGGTGFAGSGVKLQAEKSRPVMQA; encoded by the exons GATGACGCGGCATGGCAAGAACTGCACCGCAGGGGCCGTCTACACCTACCACGAGAAGAAGAAGGACACAG CGGCCTCGGGCTATGGGACCCAGAACATTCGACTGAGCCGGGATGCCGTGAAGGACTTCGACTGCTGTTGTCTCTCCCTGCAGCCTTGCCACGATCCTGTTGTCAC CCCAGATGGCTACCTGTATGAGCGTGAGGCCATCCTGGAGTACATTCTGCACCAGAAGAAGGAGATTGCCCGGCAGATGAAG GCCTACGAGAAGCAGCGGGGCACCCGGCGCGAGGAGCAGAAGGAGCTTCAGCGGGCGGCCTCGCAGGACCATGTGCggggcttcctggagaaggagTCGGCTATCGTGAGCCGGCCCCTCAACCCTTTCACAGCCAAGGCCCTCTCGGGCACCAGCCCAGGTGACTCAG ATGATGTCCAACCTGGGCCCAGTGTGGGTCCTCCAAGTAAGGACAAGGACAAAGTGCTGCCCAGCTTCTGGATCCCGTCGCTGACGCCCGAAGCCAAGGCCACCAAGCTGGAGAAGCCG TCCCGCACGGTGACCTGCCCCATGTCAGGGAAGCCCCTGCGCATGTCGGACCTGACGCCCGTGCACTTCACACCGCTAGACAGCTCCGTGGACCGCGTGGGGCTCATCACCCGCAGCGAGCGCTACGTGTGTGCCGTGACCCGCGACAGCCTGAGCAACGCCACCCCCTGCGCTGTGCTGCGGCCCTC TGGGGCTGTGGTCACCCTCGAATGCGTGGAGAAGCTGATTCGGAAGGACATGGTGGACCCTGTGACTGGAGACAAACTCACAGACCGCGACATCATCGTGCTGCAGCGG GGCGGTACCGGCTTCGCGGGCTCCGGAGTGAAGCTGCAAGCGGAGAAATCACGGCCGGTGATGCAGGCCTGA
- the NOSIP gene encoding nitric oxide synthase-interacting protein isoform 2 (isoform 2 is encoded by transcript variant 4), with translation MTRHGKNCTAGAVYTYHEKKKDTAASGYGTQNIRLSRDAVKDFDCCCLSLQPCHDPVVTPDGYLYEREAILEYILHQKKEIARQMKAYEKQRGTRREEQKELQRAASQDHVRGFLEKESAIVSRPLNPFTAKALSGTSPGDSDDVQPGPSVGPPSKDKDKVLPSFWIPSLTPEAKATKLEKPSRTVTCPMSGKPLRMSDLTPVHFTPLDSSVDRVGLITRSERYVCAVTRDSLSNATPCAVLRPSGAVVTLECVEKLIRKDMVDPVTGDKLTDRDIIVLQRGGTGFAGSGVKLQAEKSRPVMQA, from the exons ATGACGCGGCATGGCAAGAACTGCACCGCAGGGGCCGTCTACACCTACCACGAGAAGAAGAAGGACACAG CGGCCTCGGGCTATGGGACCCAGAACATTCGACTGAGCCGGGATGCCGTGAAGGACTTCGACTGCTGTTGTCTCTCCCTGCAGCCTTGCCACGATCCTGTTGTCAC CCCAGATGGCTACCTGTATGAGCGTGAGGCCATCCTGGAGTACATTCTGCACCAGAAGAAGGAGATTGCCCGGCAGATGAAG GCCTACGAGAAGCAGCGGGGCACCCGGCGCGAGGAGCAGAAGGAGCTTCAGCGGGCGGCCTCGCAGGACCATGTGCggggcttcctggagaaggagTCGGCTATCGTGAGCCGGCCCCTCAACCCTTTCACAGCCAAGGCCCTCTCGGGCACCAGCCCAGGTGACTCAG ATGATGTCCAACCTGGGCCCAGTGTGGGTCCTCCAAGTAAGGACAAGGACAAAGTGCTGCCCAGCTTCTGGATCCCGTCGCTGACGCCCGAAGCCAAGGCCACCAAGCTGGAGAAGCCG TCCCGCACGGTGACCTGCCCCATGTCAGGGAAGCCCCTGCGCATGTCGGACCTGACGCCCGTGCACTTCACACCGCTAGACAGCTCCGTGGACCGCGTGGGGCTCATCACCCGCAGCGAGCGCTACGTGTGTGCCGTGACCCGCGACAGCCTGAGCAACGCCACCCCCTGCGCTGTGCTGCGGCCCTC TGGGGCTGTGGTCACCCTCGAATGCGTGGAGAAGCTGATTCGGAAGGACATGGTGGACCCTGTGACTGGAGACAAACTCACAGACCGCGACATCATCGTGCTGCAGCGG GGCGGTACCGGCTTCGCGGGCTCCGGAGTGAAGCTGCAAGCGGAGAAATCACGGCCGGTGATGCAGGCCTGA
- the NOSIP gene encoding nitric oxide synthase-interacting protein isoform X5, which translates to MKAYEKQRGTRREEQKELQRAASQDHVRGFLEKESAIVSRPLNPFTAKALSGTSPDDVQPGPSVGPPSKDKDKVLPSFWIPSLTPEAKATKLEKPSRTVTCPMSGKPLRMSDLTPVHFTPLDSSVDRVGLITRSERYVCAVTRDSLSNATPCAVLRPSGAVVTLECVEKLIRKDMVDPVTGDKLTDRDIIVLQRGGTGFAGSGVKLQAEKSRPVMQA; encoded by the exons ATGAAG GCCTACGAGAAGCAGCGGGGCACCCGGCGCGAGGAGCAGAAGGAGCTTCAGCGGGCGGCCTCGCAGGACCATGTGCggggcttcctggagaaggagTCGGCTATCGTGAGCCGGCCCCTCAACCCTTTCACAGCCAAGGCCCTCTCGGGCACCAGCCCAG ATGATGTCCAACCTGGGCCCAGTGTGGGTCCTCCAAGTAAGGACAAGGACAAAGTGCTGCCCAGCTTCTGGATCCCGTCGCTGACGCCCGAAGCCAAGGCCACCAAGCTGGAGAAGCCG TCCCGCACGGTGACCTGCCCCATGTCAGGGAAGCCCCTGCGCATGTCGGACCTGACGCCCGTGCACTTCACACCGCTAGACAGCTCCGTGGACCGCGTGGGGCTCATCACCCGCAGCGAGCGCTACGTGTGTGCCGTGACCCGCGACAGCCTGAGCAACGCCACCCCCTGCGCTGTGCTGCGGCCCTC TGGGGCTGTGGTCACCCTCGAATGCGTGGAGAAGCTGATTCGGAAGGACATGGTGGACCCTGTGACTGGAGACAAACTCACAGACCGCGACATCATCGTGCTGCAGCGG GGCGGTACCGGCTTCGCGGGCTCCGGAGTGAAGCTGCAAGCGGAGAAATCACGGCCGGTGATGCAGGCCTGA